In the genome of Loxodonta africana isolate mLoxAfr1 chromosome 16, mLoxAfr1.hap2, whole genome shotgun sequence, one region contains:
- the SFXN4 gene encoding sideroflexin-4, whose product MEPNVRFWITERQSFIQRFLLWTELLDPINLVISVEKIEKLRQLLATDEAREDMKNEKIQEAWKRSLSTVHPDNSKLIPAPFRPAAFLPFTGPLVFFSMMPSKGIKSLILPQLSFYTYTTVFNMVNGNPSYHHRPQDSLLLGAGVIASSTFIGIIPNLAQMKYSLDNYLVRFLIRRALPVLLLAQVSGMNVLASRSLETTQGIKVMDKEGKVIGCSRRAGEKAVKETAVSRTVLFGTSACVPEVLAYFFKRTQLFLQNPRSLWTVKLTCSILVMGLMVPVSFSMFPQIGQIQCSKLEEEIRSSTEETELFYNRGV is encoded by the exons tCTTTCATTCAAAGATTTCTTCTGTGGACAGAACTATTAGACCCTATAAATTTGGTCATTTCAGTT GAAAAAATCGAAAAATTGAGGCAACTCTTAGCAACAGATGAAGCCAGAGAGGACATGAAGAACGAGAAG atACAAGAGGCTTGGAAGAGAAGTCTT TCGACGGTGCATCCTGACAATAGCAAACTGATCCCCGCTCCTTTTCGACCTGCAG CTTTCCTGCCTTTCACGGGGCCCTTG GTGTTTTTTTCGATGATGCCATCAAAAGGGATAAAGTCCTTGATTTTACCTCAG CTTTCCTTCTACACCTATACGACAGTCTTCAACATGGTCAATGGAAACCCAAGCTAT catCATCGCCCACAAGACAGTCTGTTACTAGGGGCAGGAGTAATTGCTTCGTCAACCTTTATTGGA ATAATTCCTAACTTGGCACAAATGAAGTATTCCTTGGATAACTATCTTGTTCGCTTTTTGATCAGAAGAGCCCTTCCAGTCCTTTTACTCG CCCAAGTCAGTGGGATGAATGTTCTGGCATCCCGAAGTTTGGAGACCACTCAAGGCATCAAGGTCATGGACAAAGAAGGCAAAGTCATAGGCTGTTCCAGAAGAGCTGGGGAAAAG GCCGTCAAAGAAACAGCAGTATCCAGAACAGTGCTGTTTGGGACCTCGGCCTGTGTCCCAGAAGTCTTAGCATACTTTTTCAAAAG GACCCAGCTTTTCCTGCAGAACCCGAGGTCCTTATGGACCGTGAAGCTGACCTGCAGCATCCTGGTCATGGGGCTGATGGTGCCGGTCTCCTTTAGCATGTTTCCACAGATTGGACAG ATACAATGCAGTAAGCTTGAAGAGGAAATTCGGTCTTCAACGGAAGAGACAGAACTCTTCTATAACAGGGGTGTGTAG
- the DENND10 gene encoding DENN domain-containing protein 10 isoform X4, translating into MYLKHGSPVKMMESYIAVLTKGICQSEENGSFLSKDFDARKAYLAGSIKDIVSQFGMETVILYTALMLKKRIVVFHPRIEAVQEFTRTLPALVWHRQDWATLHSYVHLNSDELEALQMCTGYIAGFVDSEVSNRPDLYDVFVNLADSEITVAPLAKEAMTMGKLHKEIGQLIVQAAEDPEKSDSQVIKDISLKTRELLTNLASFAEVSDDGEKPALSFEALKQKRFPPATENFLYHLAAAEHMLKI; encoded by the exons ATGTACCTGAAACATGGGAGCCCAGTAAAAATGATGGAGAGTTACATTGCAGTTCTCACCAAGGGGATATGCCAGAGTGAAGAGAATGGCTCGTTCCTTAGCAAGGACTTTGATGCCCGAAAGGCATACCTTGCAGGCTCCatcaaag aTATTGTATCTCAGTTTGGAATGGAAACTGTTATCTTATATACAGCACTGATGCTAAAGAAAAGAATTGTCGTCTTTCACCCAAGAATAGAAGCTGTCCAGGAGTTTACCAG GACGCTGCCTGCCCTGGTGTGGCATCGACAGGATTGGGCCACTCTTCATTCATATGTGCACCTCAACAGCGATGAGCTGGAAGCCCTGCAGATGTGCACAG GTTACATCGCTGGATTTGTAGACTCGGAGGTGAGCAATCGACCAGACCTCTATGATGTTTTTGTGAATCTGGCAGATAGTGAAATCACTGTTGCGCCACTTGCGAAAG AGGCTATGACAATGGGGAAACTGCACAAAGAAATTGGTCAGCTAATTGTCCAGGCTGCCGAAGACCCCGAGAAATCAGACAGCCAAGTTATTAAG GACATTTCCCTAAAAACAAGAGAGCTCTTGACCAACCTAGCATCGTTTGCAGAAGTTTCAGACGATGGAGAAAAGCCAGCACTCAGTTTTGAAGCACTAAAGCAGAAACGGTTTCCACCGGCCACAGAAAACTTCCTTTATCACCTAGCGGCAGCTGAACACATGCTGAAAATCTGA